The Micropterus dolomieu isolate WLL.071019.BEF.003 ecotype Adirondacks unplaced genomic scaffold, ASM2129224v1 scaffold_90, whole genome shotgun sequence genome has a segment encoding these proteins:
- the LOC123967158 gene encoding zinc finger protein 501-like gives VQLLLVSKEEVPPEQQEWSPGLDQEDPSEPPHIKEGCSLSLDQDDPPEPPHIKEEHEELWTSQEGEQLPWMEEADITKFKFTPVPVKSEEHNEEKPLSSQLHKQMESEADREDCGGPEPARNSDPDRHLQPDTDDKTSDPSEPETDDSCDWEETREPQSGSNPLQNNSGCNTSEKPSGCSECGKRFSQNSNLKRHMRIHTGEKPFVSVCGKVIGRGSNLTSHLRFHTGKKTFSCSVCKTTFHDRSNLSKHMTIHTGKKPSSCSQCGKIFAKISNLNTHLRVHTGEKPFTCLVCKTSFSDKSALSRHSRIHTGKKPFSCSVCGRRFTRKTLLRQHLTVHTGEKPFSCSVCGKTFTVSSNLTTHSRVHTGEKPFTCSVCKSRFSDRSALYRHRRIHTGERPYTCSICGKRFIRHDHIKKHKCASKNSGSK, from the coding sequence ACGTCCAGCTGCTGTTGGTGAGTAAAGAAGAGGTTCCCCCtgagcagcaggagtggagccccggtctggaccaggaggacccatcAGAGCCCCCACACATTAAGGAGGGATGCAGCCTGAGTCTGGACCAGGATgacccaccagagcccccacacattaaagaggaacatGAGGAACTTtggaccagtcaggagggagagcagcttccatggatggaggaggctgatatcacAAAGTTCAAATTTACTCCTGtccctgtgaagagtgaagaacATAATGAAGAGAAACCTCTGTCCTCACAGCTTCATAAACAGATGGAATCAGAAGCTGAcagagaggactgtggaggaccagaaccagccaggaactCAGATCCAGATAGACATTTACAACCAGATACTGATGACAAGACGTCAGACCCCTCTGAACCTGAGACTGATGACAGTTGTGATTGGGAGGAGACCAGGGAACCTCAGTCAGGTTCAAACCCTCTGCAAAATAACAGTGGATGTAACACTAGTGAGAAACCATCCGGCTGCTCTGAGTGTGGTAAACGATTCAGCCAAAACTCAAACCTGAAGAGACATATGAGAattcacacaggagagaaaccatttgtttcagtttgtggtaaagtAATTGGACGAGGCTCGAATTTGACCTCCCACTTAAGATTtcatacaggaaaaaaaactttcagttgctcagtttgtaaaacaACTTTTCATGACAGAAGCAATTTGTCCAAACATATGACAATCCACACAGGGAAGAAACCCTCTAGTTGTTCTCAGTGTGGTAAAATATTCGCTAAAATCTCAAATTTGAACACACACTTAAGAGTTCATACAGGAGAAAAACCTTTTACATGCTTAGTTTGTAAAACTAGTTTCAGTGACAAAAGTGCTTTGTCCAGACACAGCAGAATCCATACGGGGAAGAAACCATTTAGTTGTTCAGTTTGTGGTAGAAGATTTACACGAAAGACACTTCTGAGACAACACTTGAcggtccacacaggggagaaaccattcagttgttcagtttgtggtaaaacatTCACAGTAAGCTCAAACTTGACCACACACTCAAGAGTTCATACAGGAGAAAAACCGTTCACTTGCTCAGTTTGTAAATCAAGATTCAGTGACAGAAGCGCTTTGTACAGACACAGGAGAATCCACACGGGGGAGAGACCATATACTTGCAGcatttgtggtaaaagattcatTCGGCACGATCACATCAAAAAGCACAAGTGTGCCAGTAAGAACAGTGGAAGCAAATGA
- the LOC123967157 gene encoding gastrula zinc finger protein XlCGF57.1-like: MSKVQTLRAFVQQRLSAAAEEIFELFERTIAEYEEELCGQRKLLDAVFKPEVRLHRAGIQLLLVNKEEVPTEQQKWCTSLNQEDPPEPPNTKEEWRPSLDQKDPPEPPHIKEEWSPNLDQEYPPQPSHIKEGWRPSLDQEDPPEPSHFKEEQEELWTSLKEEPLQGLEEADIIKFTFTPVLVKSEEDNEEEPQPSQLHQLLTEQIETEIDGQLATDDTVSHSEPETDDEWEETGEHESNSLQYNEVSDVECITGKTSSSFSECATGFGNKEHLQEHSGGQQVKKPFSCSFCKKSFQWRADMVMHMRIHTGEKPFSCSVCGKRFAQNSNLTTHLGVHTGEKPFSCSVCKKPFQRRGDLVKHMRIHTGEKPFSCSVCGKGFSESGSLTQHLKVHTGEKPFSCSVCKKSFHGRGDVVKHMTVHTGERPFSCSVCGKGFALNSRLTLHLRIHTGEKPFSCSVCKKRFSQRSHLSRHMKIHTGEKPFSCSFCGKAFSTRGHLRQHLIVHTGEKPFSCSVCNKTFTRFEYVKSHRCAGESSGSK; this comes from the exons ATGTCTAAAGTCCAAACGCTGAGAGCTTTTGTCCAGCAGCGACTAAGTGCGGCTGCTGAAGAGATATTTGAGCTGTTTGAAAGAACGATAGCAGAGTACGAGGAGGAACTTTGTGGACAACGCAAACTACTGGACGCTGTTTTCAAGCCTGAAGTCCGgttacacagagcag gCATCCAGCTGCTGTTGGTGAATAAAGAAGAGGTTCCCACTGAGCAGCAGAAGTGGTGCACCAGTCTgaaccaggaggacccaccagagcccccaAATACTAAAGAAGAGTGGCGTCCCAGTCTGGACCAgaaggacccaccagagcccccgcacattaaagaggagtggAGCCCCAATCTGGACCAGGAATACCCACCACAGCCCTCACACATTAAAGAGGGATGGAGGCCCAGCCttgaccaggaggacccaccagagccctCACActttaaagaggaacaggaggaactctggaccAGTCTGAAGGAAGAGCCACTTCAAGGACTAGAGGAGGCTGATATCATCAAGTTCACATTCACTCCTGTCCttgtgaagagtgaagaagacaacGAAGAGGAACCTCAGccctcacagcttcatcaatTACTAACTGAACAGATAGAAACAGAAATTGATGGACAACTAGCTACTGATGACACAGTGTCACACTCTGAACCTGAGACTGATGACGAATGGGAGGAGACCGGGGAACATGAGTCAAACTCGCTGCAATACAATGAAGTAAGTGATGTGGAATGTATTACAGGAAAAACATCAAGTAGCTTCTCTGAATGTGCTACAGGCTTTGGCAACAAAGAACATCTGCAAGAACACAGTGGAGGCCAACAAGTaaagaaaccatttagttgttcattttgtaaaaaaagTTTTCAATGGAGAGCTGACATGGTGATGCACATGAGAATCCACACGGGAGAGAAACCCTtcagttgttctgtctgtggtaaaaGATTTGCACAAAACTCAAATTTGACCACACACCTGGGAGTTCATACAGGAGAAAAAcctttcagctgctcagtttgtaaaaaaCCTTTTCAGCGAAGAGGAGATCTTGTGAAGcacatgagaatccacacaggggagaaacctttcagttgttcagtttgtggtaaaggATTTTCTGAAAGCGGAAGTTTGACCCAACACTTAAAAGTTCATACAGGAGAAAAAcctttcagctgctcagtttgtaaaaaaagTTTTCATGGGAGAGGAGATGTTGTGAAGCACATGACAGTCCACACTGGGGAGAGACCCTTTAGttgttcagtttgtggtaaaggATTTGCACTAAACTCCAGGTTGACATTACACTTAAGAATTCATACAGGAGAAAAACCTTTCTCAtgctcagtttgtaaaaaaagATTCAGTCAAAGAAGCCATTTGTCCAGACACATGAAAATCCACACAGGGGAAAAACCATTTAGTTGTTCGTTTTGTGGTAAAGCATTTTCAACAAGGGGACATCTGAGACAACACTTGAttgtccacacaggggagaaaccatttagttgtAGTGTTTGTAATAAAACATTCACTCGGTTCGAGTATGTCAAATCACACAGGTGTGCTGGTGAGAGCAGTGGGAGTAAATGA